One region of Brachybacterium saurashtrense genomic DNA includes:
- a CDS encoding DUF6320 domain-containing protein produces the protein MRRCPDCRLAVEGEWARCPLCTAPLTGESAPSPLPAVPLRFTRRRVLRVLTLTSLAVIGLSFLAQLLFDADRESIGALRSIWLGVVATWLVVLVAAGKRRNLAKFVVYLVALAGGVCVYWDYLTGWDAWSLTYVVPILCASSLVGLMITVRVIRMPVGDHVVYTGLTVLLGLTPLVFLALGWVGTAIPSALCGALSLVVLAALLTMRGGAVRHELATRLHL, from the coding sequence ATGAGACGCTGCCCCGACTGCCGGCTCGCCGTGGAGGGGGAGTGGGCCCGCTGCCCCCTGTGCACGGCGCCCCTCACCGGCGAGAGCGCGCCCAGCCCGCTGCCCGCCGTGCCGCTGCGCTTCACCCGCCGGCGCGTGTTGCGGGTGCTCACGCTCACCTCGCTGGCCGTGATCGGCCTGTCCTTCCTGGCGCAGCTGCTGTTCGACGCGGACAGGGAGAGCATCGGGGCGCTGCGCTCGATCTGGCTGGGCGTCGTCGCGACCTGGCTGGTGGTGCTGGTCGCCGCCGGCAAGCGGCGCAACCTCGCCAAGTTCGTCGTCTATCTCGTCGCGCTCGCCGGCGGGGTGTGCGTCTACTGGGACTACCTCACCGGCTGGGACGCGTGGTCGCTCACCTACGTGGTGCCGATCCTGTGCGCCTCCTCCCTGGTGGGGCTGATGATCACCGTGCGCGTGATCCGCATGCCCGTGGGCGACCACGTCGTCTACACCGGGCTGACGGTGCTGCTGGGGCTCACCCCGCTGGTGTTCCTCGCCCTGGGCTGGGTGGGCACCGCGATCCCCTCCGCGCTGTGCGGCGCGTTGAGCCTGGTGGTGCTGGCGGCGCTGCTCACGATGCGCGGCGGCGCGGTGCGCCACGAGCTCGCCACCCGCCTGCACCTGTGA
- a CDS encoding YccF domain-containing protein, with protein sequence MRSLLALILNIIWLLTAGWSLFLGYLLAGVLACLLVVTIPFGIASFRIAGFVIWPFGREVVDTGRGGVGGALGNVLWFVIAGWWLALGHVVTAVMQAVTIIGIPLAWANLKLIPVTCFPFGKQVVASDAARARMFPTAR encoded by the coding sequence ATGCGCTCGCTCCTCGCCCTGATCCTGAACATCATCTGGCTCCTCACCGCCGGGTGGTCGCTGTTCCTCGGCTACCTGCTGGCCGGGGTGCTGGCCTGCCTGCTGGTGGTGACGATCCCGTTCGGGATCGCCTCCTTCCGCATCGCGGGCTTCGTGATCTGGCCCTTCGGCCGTGAGGTGGTGGACACCGGCCGCGGCGGGGTGGGCGGCGCGCTTGGCAACGTGCTGTGGTTCGTGATCGCCGGCTGGTGGCTGGCGCTCGGGCACGTGGTCACCGCGGTCATGCAGGCCGTGACGATCATCGGCATCCCGCTGGCCTGGGCGAACCTGAAGCTCATCCCCGTCACCTGCTTCCCGTTCGGCAAGCAGGTGGTGGCCTCGGACGCGGCCCGCGCCCGGATGTTCCCCACCGCCCGCTGA
- a CDS encoding alpha/beta hydrolase: MTALRRLALRLLPLARPDVREDYERMRRLQRRMASLPAARYRTPTWDTVSDSGDGRRVPVRVFTPRERRREELLLFFHGGGWVTGDIESYTPACATMADLTGCRVASVDYRLAPEHPFPAGLEDCYGTARGLLEDPGRAGLAEAGQIVLVGDSAGANLAAAVSLLLREQGHRVPDRQILLYPVMHWDHDPATSPFESVRLYGSDRRLTTDEIEDYLALYVPEPAQRRHRLVSPLMAEDLSGQPDTLLLSAELDLLRDEGEAYAHALAAAGARVRLHRLERAAHGVITLPRFARPLKDAYRVIEEFLDQGPTAPGGP, from the coding sequence ATGACCGCGCTGCGGCGGCTGGCCCTGCGCCTGCTGCCCCTGGCCCGCCCCGACGTGCGGGAGGACTACGAGCGGATGCGCCGCCTGCAGCGGCGGATGGCCTCCCTGCCCGCGGCCCGCTACCGCACCCCCACCTGGGACACCGTCTCCGACTCCGGGGACGGCCGGCGCGTGCCGGTGCGGGTGTTCACGCCGCGGGAGCGACGCCGCGAGGAGCTGCTGCTGTTCTTCCACGGCGGCGGCTGGGTCACCGGGGACATCGAGTCCTACACCCCGGCCTGCGCCACGATGGCCGATCTCACCGGCTGCCGGGTGGCGTCGGTGGACTACCGCCTCGCCCCCGAGCACCCCTTTCCCGCCGGTCTGGAGGACTGCTACGGCACCGCCCGCGGCCTGCTCGAGGATCCCGGGCGCGCGGGGCTCGCCGAGGCCGGGCAGATCGTGCTGGTGGGGGACTCCGCGGGCGCGAACCTCGCCGCCGCCGTGAGCCTGCTGCTGCGCGAGCAGGGCCACCGCGTGCCCGATCGGCAGATCCTGCTGTACCCGGTGATGCACTGGGACCACGATCCCGCCACCTCCCCCTTCGAGTCGGTGCGCCTATACGGCAGCGACCGGCGCCTCACCACCGACGAGATCGAGGACTACCTCGCGCTGTACGTCCCCGAGCCGGCGCAGCGCCGCCACCGGCTGGTGTCCCCGCTGATGGCGGAGGACCTCTCCGGCCAGCCGGACACCCTGCTGCTCTCCGCCGAGCTGGACCTGCTGCGCGACGAGGGGGAGGCCTACGCCCATGCGCTCGCCGCGGCCGGCGCCCGGGTGCGTCTGCACCGTCTGGAGCGCGCCGCGCACGGGGTGATCACGCTGCCCCGCTTCGCCCGCCCGCTGAAGGACGCCTATCGGGTGATCGAGGAGTTCCTCGACCAGGGGCCCACGGCGCCGGGGGGACCATGA
- a CDS encoding alcohol acetyltransferase, producing MRPAGHRRHWVRLDNASNIFLAAHSEVDTKVFRLGAELDHEVDPALLQEALEATLERFPLYRAVLRRGVFWYYLQESDLRPVVVPETEHPCAPIYQADRRTLLFRVVHHRRRVGLEVFHALSDGTGALWFLTALLDAYVRRRFPAADQPPPAPERPDPAPEEAVHTLTTDSFVQHFRRRTRRAGRAGAPRETDHEEFLREAAPAVLTVERAPAAPPGQAPHRPAPSPPGRSAPEPTGRDAAAPPRRVHRVRGTRTPDHRPRVLELSMPVAPVLALAREEGVAMSMYLTAVLFEALRRTGAGGRAAPTLAASVPVNLRQFFPSSSARNFFATLTVAHTYGAGDDALGAVARRLQEDFRAGAAPAALAQRVRRLLRLERAPLARIVPRPLKDLLLGQINRANNRGLTVALSNLGRVTLPEPAASHVGRMQFQVSAARPQFCAISHAGHLTITFTSPFVETDHVREFARLLTAEGVEVTLAASRTTEAELAAVGR from the coding sequence ATGAGGCCGGCGGGGCACCGGCGGCACTGGGTGCGCCTGGACAACGCCTCGAACATCTTCCTCGCCGCGCACAGCGAGGTGGACACCAAGGTGTTCCGCCTGGGCGCCGAGCTGGACCACGAGGTGGATCCCGCCCTCCTGCAGGAGGCGCTGGAGGCGACCCTCGAGCGCTTCCCGCTCTACCGCGCCGTGCTGCGCCGCGGAGTGTTCTGGTACTACCTCCAGGAGAGCGACCTGCGGCCGGTGGTGGTCCCGGAGACCGAGCACCCCTGCGCCCCGATCTACCAGGCCGATCGCCGCACGCTGCTGTTCCGGGTGGTGCACCATCGCCGGCGGGTGGGGCTGGAGGTGTTCCACGCCCTCTCCGACGGCACCGGGGCGCTGTGGTTTCTCACCGCTCTGCTCGACGCCTACGTGCGTCGACGGTTCCCCGCCGCGGACCAGCCCCCGCCCGCGCCGGAGCGGCCCGACCCGGCCCCCGAGGAGGCGGTGCACACGCTCACCACCGACTCCTTCGTCCAGCACTTCCGGCGGCGCACCCGCCGGGCGGGCCGTGCCGGTGCGCCGCGGGAGACGGACCACGAGGAGTTCCTGCGCGAGGCCGCCCCGGCCGTGCTCACCGTCGAGAGGGCACCGGCCGCGCCGCCCGGGCAGGCGCCCCACCGCCCGGCGCCGTCGCCGCCGGGACGGTCGGCCCCGGAGCCGACGGGGCGGGATGCCGCCGCGCCGCCGCGGCGGGTGCACCGTGTGCGCGGCACTCGCACCCCGGATCACCGCCCCCGCGTGCTCGAGCTGAGCATGCCCGTCGCCCCCGTGCTGGCGCTCGCCCGGGAGGAGGGGGTGGCGATGTCGATGTACCTCACCGCGGTGCTCTTCGAGGCGCTGCGCCGCACCGGCGCGGGCGGTCGCGCGGCCCCCACCCTCGCGGCCTCGGTGCCGGTGAACCTGCGGCAGTTCTTCCCCTCCAGCTCCGCCCGCAACTTCTTCGCCACCCTCACCGTCGCCCACACCTACGGCGCGGGGGACGACGCCCTCGGCGCCGTGGCCCGGCGCCTCCAGGAGGACTTCCGCGCCGGGGCGGCCCCGGCCGCGCTCGCGCAGAGGGTGCGGCGGCTGCTGCGCCTGGAGCGCGCGCCCCTCGCCCGCATCGTGCCCCGCCCCCTCAAGGACCTGCTGCTGGGCCAGATCAACCGGGCGAACAACCGCGGCCTCACCGTGGCGCTGTCCAACCTGGGCCGGGTGACGCTGCCGGAGCCGGCCGCCTCCCACGTGGGCCGGATGCAGTTCCAGGTCTCCGCCGCCCGCCCCCAGTTCTGCGCCATCTCCCACGCGGGCCACCTCACGATCACCTTCACCTCCCCCTTCGTGGAGACCGACCACGTGCGGGAGTTCGCCCGGCTGCTCACCGCGGAGGGCGTGGAGGTCACCCTCGCCGCCTCCCGCACCACCGAGGCGGAGCTCGCGGCGGTGGGACGATGA
- a CDS encoding flavin reductase family protein: MCAAPPPDPVDPEEYRRLSDLLAVGPAVVSTRTGGHDLAVTVDSYLDLSYDPPTMLVALYGLSRAAEAVEEAGHCCLTLLAADQQHLADRFGTPNAPLQGMLAGIAVTRTADGDAILPGGLAHFGLRIAQAVDAATHRLLIGPVMEMGEGRAGAEPAIRFAGEKRSLR; encoded by the coding sequence ATGTGCGCCGCACCCCCTCCCGACCCCGTCGACCCCGAGGAGTACCGCCGCCTCAGCGACCTGCTGGCCGTGGGCCCGGCCGTGGTCAGCACCCGCACGGGCGGGCACGACCTCGCCGTCACCGTCGACTCCTACCTCGACCTCTCCTACGACCCGCCCACGATGCTGGTGGCCCTGTACGGCCTCTCCCGCGCCGCGGAGGCGGTGGAGGAGGCCGGACACTGCTGCCTCACCCTGCTGGCCGCGGACCAGCAGCACCTCGCGGACCGCTTCGGCACCCCGAATGCCCCGCTGCAGGGCATGCTCGCCGGGATCGCCGTGACCCGCACCGCCGACGGCGATGCGATCCTCCCCGGCGGGCTCGCCCACTTCGGGCTGCGGATCGCGCAGGCGGTGGACGCCGCCACCCATCGGCTGCTCATCGGGCCCGTAATGGAGATGGGGGAAGGGCGGGCGGGCGCCGAGCCCGCGATCCGCTTCGCCGGCGAGAAGCGGTCGCTGCGCTGA
- the argS gene encoding arginine--tRNA ligase: protein MPAPEIALTERFQTAFAAAFGPEYADADPIIRPSQFADFQCNAAMGLAKRLGRAPREIAAQIVEAVDLSDLAEAPEIAGPGFLNIHLRTDWIAARTAEIAAPGAALGVPAPERAETVVLDYSAPNVAKEMHVGHLRTTVVGDSIARTLEKLGHTVVRQNHIGDWGTPFGMLIEHLLEVGEDSAEAGLLTTDPNAFYQAARAKFDASEAAEDGETGFAARARRRVATLQSGDAESLRIWTHLVGLSKEYFHRIYDMLDVTLTDADLAGESSYNDQLEAVCADLEADGIARLSDGALCVFPEGFTGRDEQPLPLIIRKSDGGYGYATTDLAALRHRVRDLGADRIGYVVGTAQELHFRMVFTSAREAGWLPEQVQAEHVKIGSVLGEDGKILRTRSGASLRLMALLEEAVAAARAVIDELRPDLPEDERARIAHDIGIGGVKYADLSTAHDSDYTFDLERMLALTGNTAPYLQYAVARIRSIGRKAAAQGVAAGAAPRVQDDAERALALQLLEFGPTLASVGAEFEPHRLCAYLFSLAQAFTSFYEASPILKEADEQVRAGRLALAQLTERVLVEGLDALGVNAPQQM, encoded by the coding sequence ATGCCTGCACCCGAGATCGCGCTCACCGAGCGCTTCCAGACCGCCTTCGCCGCCGCCTTCGGGCCCGAGTACGCGGACGCGGACCCGATCATCCGCCCCTCGCAGTTCGCGGACTTCCAGTGCAACGCCGCGATGGGCCTGGCCAAGCGCCTGGGGCGGGCACCCCGGGAGATCGCCGCGCAGATCGTGGAGGCGGTGGACCTCTCCGACCTCGCCGAGGCCCCCGAGATCGCCGGGCCCGGCTTCCTGAACATCCACCTGCGCACCGACTGGATCGCGGCCCGCACCGCGGAGATCGCCGCGCCCGGGGCCGCGCTCGGCGTGCCCGCCCCGGAGCGGGCGGAGACGGTGGTGCTGGACTACTCCGCGCCCAACGTCGCCAAGGAGATGCACGTGGGCCACCTGCGCACCACCGTGGTGGGCGACTCGATCGCGCGCACGCTGGAGAAGCTCGGGCACACGGTGGTGCGCCAGAACCACATAGGCGATTGGGGCACCCCCTTCGGCATGCTCATCGAGCACCTGCTGGAGGTGGGTGAGGACAGCGCCGAGGCGGGCCTGCTCACCACGGACCCCAACGCCTTCTACCAGGCGGCGCGCGCGAAGTTCGACGCCTCCGAGGCCGCCGAGGACGGCGAGACCGGATTCGCCGCCCGGGCCCGGCGGCGGGTGGCGACCCTGCAGTCCGGGGACGCGGAGTCCCTGCGCATCTGGACGCACCTGGTGGGCCTGTCCAAGGAGTACTTCCACCGCATCTACGACATGCTCGACGTCACCCTCACCGACGCGGACCTCGCCGGGGAGTCCAGCTACAACGACCAGCTCGAGGCCGTGTGCGCGGATCTCGAGGCGGACGGCATCGCCCGCCTCTCCGACGGCGCGCTGTGCGTGTTCCCGGAGGGCTTCACGGGCCGGGACGAGCAGCCGCTGCCGCTGATCATCCGCAAGTCCGACGGCGGCTACGGCTACGCCACCACCGACCTCGCCGCGCTCCGCCACCGGGTGCGCGATCTGGGCGCGGACCGGATCGGCTACGTGGTGGGCACCGCGCAGGAGCTCCACTTCCGGATGGTGTTCACCTCCGCGCGGGAGGCGGGCTGGCTGCCCGAGCAGGTGCAGGCGGAGCACGTGAAGATCGGCTCCGTGCTCGGCGAGGACGGCAAGATCCTCCGCACCCGCTCCGGGGCCTCGCTGCGCCTGATGGCGCTGCTCGAGGAGGCGGTCGCCGCGGCCCGCGCGGTCATCGACGAGCTGCGCCCGGACCTGCCGGAGGACGAGCGCGCCCGGATCGCGCACGACATCGGCATCGGCGGCGTGAAGTACGCGGACCTCTCCACCGCGCACGATTCCGACTACACCTTCGACCTCGAGCGGATGCTGGCCCTCACCGGCAACACCGCCCCCTACCTGCAGTACGCGGTGGCGCGGATCCGCTCGATCGGCCGCAAGGCCGCGGCGCAGGGCGTGGCCGCCGGCGCGGCCCCGCGGGTGCAGGACGATGCCGAGCGTGCGCTGGCGCTGCAGTTGCTGGAGTTCGGGCCCACCCTGGCGAGCGTGGGCGCGGAGTTCGAGCCGCACCGGCTGTGCGCCTACCTGTTCTCCCTCGCCCAGGCCTTCACCTCTTTCTACGAGGCCTCCCCGATCCTCAAGGAGGCCGACGAGCAGGTGCGTGCGGGGCGCCTGGCCCTCGCCCAGCTCACCGAGCGGGTGCTGGTGGAGGGTCTGGACGCGCTGGGCGTGAACGCACCGCAGCAGATGTGA